Proteins from a genomic interval of Maylandia zebra isolate NMK-2024a linkage group LG15, Mzebra_GT3a, whole genome shotgun sequence:
- the ginm1 gene encoding glycoprotein integral membrane protein 1: protein MEMTWSTVCVLLLLFVSATRTESSNRQLNTENILINVTAGTLADTQLQDSNNLQINLNISVSEEQVLVNDVPVELSGVTRFNCQALLLDSVNGSSEFESGDIVSTVTRVMVSQNRLYSDSEEVVALQVFSEVIEMDGKEVQQPDMCEVKILMSPDFQKLAQFTNIYPIGHSDIFRVPRENDVVVTDPPNSRKDEEQLISQTTSQYPLKHTETTREEIASPGKLPETPLRMDPDLLYDVRYDDELDYTYPSQPDQNQMETPPKELISSYSAMCQWVEQARERLRRFCSESLPLFFLVMWVVVIGVVGSAVIVKILDVFFPICEHKRIFNVNSVPVMPEDEKHNLLENIEVEAEEEEKKP from the exons ATGGAAATGACGTGGTCGACAGTTTGTGTTCTATTACTTCTTTTTGTCTCAGCAACTCGCACAGAGTCGTCGAATAGACAACTGAATACG GAAAACATCCTAATCAATGTGACAGCGGGGACACTGGCAGACACACAGCTGCAAGACTCTAACAACTTACAG ataAATTTAAACATATCAGTGAGTGAAGAGCAGGTGCTGGTCAATGACGTCCCAGTGGAGCTGTCAGGGGTCACTAGGTTCAACTGCCAAGCGCTTCTCT tgGACAGTGTCAATGGGAGCAGTGAGTTTGAGTCTGGGGACATAGTGTCCACTGTTACCCGGGTGATGGTGAGCCAGAACAGGCTATACAGTGACTCAGAGGAGGTGGTGGCTCTTCAGGTCTTCAGTGAAGTGATAGAGATGGATGGCAAAGAG GTCCAGCAGCCTGACATGTGTGAGGTGAAAATACTGATGAGCCCAGACTTCCAGAAGCTGGCCCAGTTTACCAACATCTACCCCATTGGACACAGTGATATCTTTAGGGTTCCCAGAGAAAATGATGTGGTTGTCACAGATCCACCAAATTCTAGAAAAG ATGAAGAGCAGCTGATCTCTCAGACCACAAGCCAGTATCCTCTGAAGCACACAGAGACCACCCGGGAAGAGATTGCATCCCCTGGAAAACTCCCAGAGACCCCCCTGCGTATGGATCCTGACCTCCTGTATGATGTCAGATATGATGATGAACTTGATTACACTTACCCGAGCCAGCCTGATCAGAATCAAATGGAAACTCCACCCAAGGAACTTATTTCTTCTTACTCT GCCATGTGTCAGTGGGTAGAGCAAGCCAGGGAGCGTCTGCGGCGCTTCTGTTCCGAATCCCTGCCTCTCTTCTTCCTGGTCATGTGGGTGGTCGTGATCGGCGTGGTCGGATCAGCCGTCATCGTCAAGATCTTAGATGTGTTTTTCCCAATTTGTGAACATAA gcgcatttttaatgtaaactcTGTCCCTGTGATGCCAGAGGATGAGAAGCACAATCTCCTGGAGAACATAGAAGTagaagcagaggaagaagagaagaagcCTTGA